In one window of Erythrolamprus reginae isolate rEryReg1 chromosome 1, rEryReg1.hap1, whole genome shotgun sequence DNA:
- the B3GNT2 gene encoding N-acetyllactosaminide beta-1,3-N-acetylglucosaminyltransferase 2, with amino-acid sequence MIVGRRRLKLLGILMMVNFFIYVIVEVSKNSGQDKNSKRQVILPRNRFWRKYIPHKAYWNKQQQKLEHLYNPIFALLSNMTVEERLSSNNSFLNSCEPDLSISSDLKDFKDLPTRFKDFFHYLRCRNYSLLIDQPHKCKHKPFLLLAIKSLISHFDRRQAIRESWGREIELGDITIVRVFLLGQSPPKDNFPNLSGMLKFESETHQDILMWNYRDTFFNLTLKEVLFLKWVSNTCPDAQFIFKGDDDVFVNTHQILDYLKSLTKEKAKDLFIGDVIRDAGPHRDTDVKYYIPHSIYEGSYPPYAGGGGFLYSGDLALRLANISDQVLLYPIDDVYIGMCLQRLGLSPEKHKGFKTFDIEEKMRKNICSYTNLMLVHNRNPQEMIKIWTNLQDPHLRC; translated from the coding sequence ATGATTGTTGGACGCAGAAGACTAAAATTGCTGGGAATTCTGATGATGgtaaatttctttatatatgtCATCGTGGAAGTCTCAAAAAATAGCGGCCAAGACAAAAATTCAAAACGACAAGTTATACTCCCAAGGAACAGATTTTGGAGAAAGTATATTCCTCACAAGGCATATTGGAATAAACAGCAGCAGAAGTTGGAACacttatataatcctatttttgcATTGCTTTCCAATATGACTGTGGAAGAAAGGTTATCTTCCAATAATAGCTTTTTGAACTCCTGTGAGCCTGATCTATCTATATCCTCAGATCttaaagattttaaagatttACCAACTAGGTTTAAAGACTTTTTTCATTATTTAAGATGTAGAAATTATTCATTATTAATAGATCAACCACACAAGTGCAAGCATAAACCTTTTTTGCTTCTGGCTATTAAATCACTCATATCACATTTTGATAGAAGGCAAGCAATCCGGGAATCTTGGGGAAGGGAAATTGAATTAGGAGACATAACTATTGTGAGAGTTTTCCTATTAGGTCAAAGTCCTCCTAAAGATAACTTTCCCAATCTGTCAGGTATGTTGAAATTTGAGAGTGAAACCCACCAAGACATACTTATGTGGAACTACAGAGATACTTTCTTCAATTTGACTCTAAAGGAGGTACTATTTCTAAAATGGGTCAGTAATACTTGCCCTGATGCTCAGTTTATTTTCAAAGGAGATGATGATGTTTTTGTGAATACCCATCAGATCCTGGATTACTTGAAGAGTTTAACTAAAGAAAAAGCCAAAGACTTGTTCATAGGTGATGTTATCCGTGATGCTGGACCTCATCGTGATACAGATGTGAAATACTAtatcccacacagtatttatgaAGGCTCTTATCCTCCATATGCAGGAGGTGGTGGATTTCTTTATTCTGGTGATCTGGCATTAAGATTAGCTAACATATCTGACCAGGTCCTTCTTTATCCTATTGATGATGTGTACATTGGCATGTGCCTTCAGAGACTTGGGCTTTCTCCAGAAAAACACAAAGGCTTCAAAACATTTGACATTGAAGAGAAAATGAGGAAAAATATATGCTcctatacaaatctaatgttagtcCACAACAGGAATCCTCAAGAAATGATTAAAATCTGGACGAACTTGCAAGATCCACATTTACGTTGTTAA